A stretch of Methylogaea oryzae DNA encodes these proteins:
- a CDS encoding M48 family metalloprotease: protein MPCLKIPRRPLRRLVLPLILILAAPAGMSDSIQLPDIGDSTGTLFTPEQEREFGEMFLRQVRSQATIDDDPEISDYIQTIGQKLAANSDNPRQSFNFFVVADPNINAFAGPGGQIGVNSGLILMADEESELASVLAHEIAHVTQRHLYQSLEASKRLSIPSAAAMLGAILLGTKSPQAGQAALVALQAGATQFQINFTRDNEQEADSVGMQTLSRSEFDPRAMPSFFEKLQQSNRYEGRNLPEFLRTHPVTVSRISETRARAEVFPYKQYPDTAAFQIIRTKLRAHTINDTGEATQYFKAVLKQGTEQQQDIARYGLALVQIKQNKTAEARDTLTKLVRKYPEQSHFINALAQAEIAAGRYNEALALFDQALTRFPENRSLLLEASQAQLLAGKPERTRKLLTDYLRHAKATPEINQMLAEAYTKLGNEAEGHRYMAEYYYHAGHNRAAILQLKLALQAAKGNFYLSTMIDQRLGELMEEERAKREEDRY from the coding sequence ATGCCTTGCTTGAAAATCCCCCGCCGCCCGCTCCGCCGTTTGGTGTTGCCGTTGATACTGATACTCGCCGCGCCGGCTGGCATGAGCGACAGTATCCAATTGCCCGACATCGGCGATTCCACCGGCACCCTGTTCACGCCCGAGCAAGAACGGGAGTTCGGCGAAATGTTTCTGCGCCAAGTGCGCAGCCAAGCCACCATCGACGACGACCCGGAAATTTCCGACTATATCCAAACCATCGGCCAGAAGCTGGCGGCGAACAGCGACAACCCGCGCCAGAGCTTCAATTTCTTCGTCGTGGCCGATCCCAATATCAACGCTTTCGCCGGCCCCGGCGGGCAAATCGGCGTTAATTCCGGGCTGATCCTAATGGCCGACGAGGAAAGCGAGTTGGCCTCCGTGCTGGCGCACGAAATCGCCCACGTCACCCAGCGCCACCTTTACCAGTCGCTGGAAGCCAGCAAGCGGTTGAGCATCCCTTCCGCCGCCGCCATGCTGGGCGCCATTCTGCTGGGCACCAAATCGCCCCAGGCCGGACAGGCGGCGCTGGTCGCCCTGCAAGCCGGCGCAACGCAGTTCCAGATCAACTTCACCCGGGACAACGAACAAGAAGCGGACAGCGTCGGCATGCAAACCCTGTCGCGCTCGGAGTTCGACCCTCGCGCCATGCCATCTTTCTTCGAAAAACTGCAGCAATCCAACCGCTATGAGGGGCGCAACCTGCCGGAATTCCTGCGCACCCACCCCGTGACCGTGTCCCGTATTTCCGAAACCCGCGCCCGCGCCGAAGTATTCCCCTATAAGCAATACCCGGATACCGCCGCCTTCCAAATCATCCGCACCAAGCTGCGCGCCCACACCATCAACGACACCGGCGAGGCGACGCAATATTTCAAGGCCGTGCTAAAGCAAGGCACGGAGCAGCAGCAAGACATCGCCCGCTACGGCTTGGCCCTCGTTCAAATCAAGCAGAACAAAACCGCCGAAGCCCGCGACACCCTAACCAAGCTGGTGCGCAAATATCCGGAGCAATCCCACTTCATCAACGCCCTGGCCCAGGCCGAAATCGCCGCCGGCCGCTACAACGAGGCATTGGCCTTGTTCGACCAAGCTTTGACCCGCTTCCCGGAAAACCGGTCCTTGCTGCTGGAAGCCAGCCAAGCGCAGCTGCTGGCCGGAAAGCCGGAACGGACGCGCAAGCTGCTGACGGATTATTTGCGCCACGCCAAAGCGACGCCGGAAATCAACCAAATGCTGGCCGAGGCCTACACCAAGCTGGGCAACGAAGCGGAAGGCCATCGCTACATGGCGGAATACTACTACCACGCCGGCCACAACCGGGCCGCGATTCTGCAGCTGAAACTGGCGCTGCAAGCCGCCAAAGGCAACTTCTACCTCTCCACCATGATCGACCAGCGGCTCGGCGAGCTGATGGAAGAAGAGAGGGCGAAGCGGGAAGAGGACCGCTACTAA
- the tusD gene encoding sulfurtransferase complex subunit TusD, producing MKFALMVNGSPYRSQGALSACRFAMAAVEQGHQVLRVFFHGDGVYNAVRDAVPPADEIQLPQLWRDLARDHGVDLAVCSAAAERRGVLGEQGEDMEAFPAVADGFRVAGLGLWMDACLAADRVIVFHG from the coding sequence ATGAAATTCGCACTGATGGTCAACGGCAGTCCTTATCGTTCGCAAGGCGCGTTAAGCGCGTGCCGCTTCGCCATGGCCGCGGTGGAGCAGGGCCACCAGGTGCTGCGGGTGTTTTTCCACGGCGACGGGGTCTATAACGCCGTCAGGGACGCCGTTCCGCCTGCCGATGAAATTCAATTGCCGCAACTATGGCGCGATTTGGCGCGGGACCACGGCGTGGATTTGGCGGTATGCAGCGCGGCGGCGGAACGGCGCGGCGTGCTGGGCGAGCAGGGCGAGGACATGGAGGCTTTTCCCGCCGTGGCGGACGGGTTCCGCGTGGCCGGCCTGGGGCTATGGATGGACGCCTGTTTGGCGGCGGACCGGGTCATCGTTTTTCACGGTTGA
- the tusC gene encoding sulfurtransferase complex subunit TusC, whose product MTGKRFLFLLRRTPMGGQQAQEALDAALTAAAFDQSVRLLFLDDGVWQLKAGQQTAAGRNPAALFRSLALYDVETPPLVERESLQERGLREEDLLIPVALVPRGQVPSLLRDCDVLLSL is encoded by the coding sequence ATGACGGGCAAACGATTTTTGTTTTTGCTGCGGCGCACGCCCATGGGCGGCCAGCAAGCGCAGGAAGCGCTGGATGCGGCGCTCACGGCGGCCGCTTTCGACCAGTCGGTGCGGCTGCTGTTTTTGGACGACGGCGTCTGGCAGCTCAAAGCAGGGCAGCAGACCGCCGCCGGCCGCAATCCGGCGGCGTTGTTCCGCAGCTTGGCGCTGTACGACGTGGAGACCCCGCCCCTGGTTGAGCGGGAGTCTTTGCAGGAGCGCGGCTTGCGCGAGGAGGATTTGCTGATCCCCGTGGCCCTCGTGCCGCGCGGCCAGGTGCCGTCCTTGCTGCGCGACTGCGACGTATTGCTGAGCTTGTAA
- the tusB gene encoding sulfurtransferase complex subunit TusB: protein MAVLHIVNRSPMAAPALRQCLARLGEDDSLLLIEDGVYAVAAQGEAAALLAGRRVYALEADLAARGLDQAERLAGVETVDYAGFVRMAAEHAQVLSWT from the coding sequence ATGGCCGTTTTACACATCGTCAATCGCAGTCCCATGGCCGCGCCGGCCTTGCGCCAATGCTTGGCGCGCTTGGGCGAGGACGACAGCCTGTTGCTGATCGAGGACGGCGTTTACGCGGTGGCGGCGCAGGGGGAAGCGGCCGCGTTGTTGGCGGGGCGCCGGGTATACGCGCTGGAAGCGGATTTGGCGGCGCGGGGACTGGACCAAGCCGAGCGCTTGGCCGGCGTGGAAACGGTGGACTACGCCGGTTTCGTGCGGATGGCGGCGGAGCACGCCCAGGTGTTGTCATGGACCTGA
- a CDS encoding TusE/DsrC/DsvC family sulfur relay protein, translated as MDLIVVGNRKVAVRHGGYLVYQSDWDERVAEFIAASEGVFLTGAHWEIIHFMRAYYREYQHLPNNRQFTKAVEKTLGPDKGNSRYLYGLFPNGPLRLACKIGGLPRPPSCII; from the coding sequence ATGGACCTGATCGTCGTCGGCAATCGCAAAGTGGCCGTTAGGCATGGCGGTTATCTGGTTTACCAGTCGGATTGGGACGAGCGGGTGGCGGAGTTCATCGCCGCTTCCGAAGGGGTGTTCTTGACCGGCGCCCACTGGGAGATCATCCATTTTATGCGCGCCTACTACCGGGAATATCAGCACCTGCCCAACAATCGGCAGTTCACCAAGGCGGTGGAAAAAACGCTGGGGCCGGACAAGGGCAACAGCCGTTATCTCTACGGCCTTTTCCCCAACGGCCCCTTGCGCCTCGCCTGCAAAATCGGCGGCCTGCCCAGGCCGCCGAGCTGCATCATTTAA
- a CDS encoding formate--tetrahydrofolate ligase: protein MSDIEIAQKATMLPIMDLAEQKLGVDRQHLDPYGHYKAKLCLDYVNSLGDKPDGKLILVTAISPTPAGEGKTTTTVGLGDALNRIGKKAVMCLREPSLGPCFGVKGGAAGGGYAQVVPMEDINLHFTGDFHAIGVAHNLLAALIDNHITQGNPLHIDPRRIQWKRVVDMNDRALRKVVIGMGGPGNGYVREDGYDIVVASEVMAILCLATDLKDLKERLGRIVIGYKADGKTPIYARDLKAHGAMAALLKDAIKPNLVQTLENNIAIIHGGPFANIAHGCNTVTATKTALKLADYVVTEAGFGADLGAEKFLDIKCRMAGLNPAAVVLVATVRALKFHGGVKKEDLNQENLAALEQGLANLERHVHNIREHYGLPCVVSINHFTFDTDAEIALLQKKCQELGVQAVVAKHWAQGGQGAEELARVVSGIVDNQPGKHSFVYGEDLSLWQKIEAIATKIYGAGAVTADPKVKSQLAAWNDEYGHYPICMAKTQMSFSTDPNAKGAPTGHTVHIREVRLANGAGFIVAIAGDMMTMPGLPKVPAAEHIDIDDNGRITGLF from the coding sequence ATGTCCGACATCGAAATCGCCCAGAAAGCCACCATGCTGCCGATCATGGATTTGGCCGAGCAGAAACTGGGGGTGGATCGCCAGCATTTGGACCCTTACGGCCACTACAAGGCCAAGCTGTGCCTGGATTACGTCAACTCCTTGGGCGATAAGCCGGACGGCAAGCTGATCCTGGTGACCGCCATCAGCCCGACGCCGGCCGGCGAGGGTAAGACCACCACCACCGTGGGCTTGGGCGACGCCCTGAACCGTATCGGCAAGAAAGCCGTCATGTGCCTGCGCGAACCGTCCCTGGGGCCGTGCTTCGGCGTAAAGGGCGGCGCGGCTGGCGGCGGTTACGCCCAGGTAGTGCCCATGGAGGACATCAACCTGCACTTCACCGGCGACTTCCACGCCATCGGCGTGGCGCACAACCTGCTGGCGGCGCTGATCGACAACCACATTACCCAGGGCAACCCGCTGCACATCGATCCGCGCCGCATCCAATGGAAACGGGTGGTGGATATGAATGACCGCGCCCTGCGCAAAGTCGTCATCGGCATGGGCGGCCCCGGCAACGGCTATGTCCGCGAGGACGGCTACGACATCGTGGTGGCGTCGGAAGTGATGGCCATCCTGTGCTTGGCCACCGATTTGAAAGACCTGAAGGAGCGCCTGGGCCGCATCGTCATCGGTTACAAGGCCGACGGCAAGACGCCCATCTATGCCCGCGACCTGAAGGCTCACGGCGCCATGGCGGCGCTGTTGAAGGACGCCATCAAGCCCAACCTGGTGCAGACCCTGGAAAACAACATCGCCATCATCCACGGCGGTCCTTTCGCCAACATCGCCCACGGCTGCAATACGGTGACGGCCACCAAGACGGCTTTGAAACTGGCCGACTACGTGGTGACGGAAGCCGGTTTCGGCGCCGACCTGGGGGCGGAGAAGTTCCTCGACATCAAGTGCCGCATGGCCGGCCTCAACCCGGCGGCGGTGGTTCTGGTGGCGACGGTACGGGCGCTGAAGTTCCACGGCGGCGTGAAGAAGGAAGACTTGAACCAGGAAAACCTGGCGGCGCTGGAGCAGGGCCTAGCCAACCTGGAAAGGCATGTCCACAACATCCGGGAGCACTACGGCCTGCCTTGCGTGGTGTCCATCAACCACTTCACTTTCGACACGGACGCGGAAATCGCCCTGCTGCAGAAGAAGTGCCAGGAGCTGGGCGTGCAGGCGGTGGTCGCCAAGCACTGGGCGCAAGGCGGCCAGGGCGCCGAGGAGCTGGCTCGCGTGGTGTCCGGCATTGTCGACAACCAGCCCGGCAAGCACAGCTTCGTCTACGGCGAAGACCTGAGCCTGTGGCAAAAGATCGAAGCCATCGCCACCAAGATTTACGGCGCCGGCGCCGTCACCGCCGATCCCAAGGTGAAATCGCAACTGGCGGCCTGGAACGACGAATACGGCCACTATCCCATCTGCATGGCCAAGACGCAGATGTCCTTCTCCACCGACCCCAACGCCAAGGGTGCCCCCACCGGCCACACCGTGCACATCCGCGAAGTGCGCCTGGCCAACGGCGCCGGCTTCATCGTCGCCATCGCCGGCGACATGATGACCATGCCCGGCCTGCCGAAAGTCCCCGCCGCCGAGCACATCGACATCGACGACAACGGGCGGATTACCGGGCTTTTCTAA
- a CDS encoding CobW family GTP-binding protein produces the protein MTRIPVTVFTGFLGAGKTTLLNHLIRQRGGRRYAVLVNEFGEVPVDGILARQAGQAGEAIEFHDFAQGFIAYAGDSRFLPTMQAIARRRGQLDQVLIETSGLALPTAVMEALQSEALAADFVLDSVLAVVDTPWLLERDLEAEGDPVLEVFDRQLAAGDVVVLNKIDDLSEDALLAAESRLRRRAPALRFIEPAYGAQLDARVALGLRLHEARSEAHGPVFLPVAGLGLSVLADQRRLDGHSHSGLGNHAHGLATHQHFHEQDPGWLSFVLRSEAPQQPGRLAEALAQSARSEQLLRVKGYVAVEGDARPWLAQGVRERVAVQPAAEAEPVRHSELVCIGHHLSRSRLAQTLSEITGTPWR, from the coding sequence ATGACCCGTATCCCCGTTACTGTTTTCACCGGCTTTCTCGGTGCCGGCAAAACCACCTTGCTTAATCACCTAATCCGCCAGCGCGGCGGGCGGCGTTATGCGGTGCTGGTCAACGAGTTCGGCGAGGTGCCGGTGGACGGCATACTTGCCCGCCAGGCGGGGCAGGCCGGCGAAGCCATCGAGTTCCACGATTTCGCCCAGGGCTTTATCGCTTACGCGGGCGACAGCCGCTTTTTGCCCACCATGCAGGCCATCGCCCGGCGGCGCGGCCAGTTGGACCAGGTGCTGATCGAAACTTCCGGCTTGGCGCTGCCCACGGCGGTGATGGAAGCCTTGCAAAGCGAGGCCTTGGCGGCGGATTTTGTGCTGGACTCGGTGCTGGCGGTGGTGGATACGCCTTGGCTGCTGGAGCGGGACTTGGAAGCGGAGGGCGATCCGGTGCTGGAGGTGTTCGACCGACAGTTGGCGGCGGGCGACGTGGTGGTGCTGAACAAAATCGACGACTTGTCCGAGGATGCGCTGCTGGCGGCCGAAAGCCGCTTGCGCCGACGCGCGCCGGCCTTGCGCTTCATCGAGCCGGCCTACGGCGCCCAGCTGGACGCGCGGGTGGCCTTGGGCCTGCGATTGCATGAGGCGCGTAGCGAGGCCCACGGGCCCGTCTTCCTGCCGGTGGCCGGCTTGGGGCTGTCGGTGCTGGCCGATCAACGCCGGCTGGACGGCCACAGCCATTCCGGCCTGGGCAACCACGCCCACGGTCTCGCCACCCACCAGCATTTCCACGAGCAAGACCCCGGCTGGCTGTCCTTCGTGTTGCGTTCCGAGGCGCCGCAGCAGCCGGGGCGTTTGGCCGAGGCGTTGGCCCAATCGGCGCGTAGCGAGCAGCTGCTGCGGGTGAAAGGCTATGTGGCGGTGGAGGGCGACGCCCGGCCCTGGCTGGCGCAGGGCGTGCGCGAGCGGGTGGCGGTGCAGCCGGCGGCGGAAGCCGAGCCGGTGCGGCACTCGGAGCTGGTGTGCATCGGCCACCACCTGAGCCGCAGCCGTTTGGCGCAAACCTTGAGCGAGATAACGGGGACCCCATGGCGCTGA
- the cobO gene encoding cob(I)yrinic acid a,c-diamide adenosyltransferase: MALNEQEEHQRRAQRHKEGFERKVAAAQKEKGLLIVNTGPGKGKTTAAFGMGLRVLGHGGRLGIVQFIKGALDSAERRLFEQQPGCDFRVVGEGYTWNTQSRERDTATAAQGWAEAMRMMADPSYAMVILDEINVVLHYGYLDLDEVLAVFAARRPMLHVVCTGRNAPPALIEQADLVSEMRALKHPFREQGVKAQPGVEF; encoded by the coding sequence ATGGCGCTGAACGAGCAGGAAGAGCACCAGCGCCGCGCCCAGCGCCATAAAGAGGGCTTCGAGCGCAAAGTGGCGGCGGCGCAGAAAGAAAAAGGCCTGCTCATCGTCAACACCGGCCCCGGCAAGGGCAAGACCACGGCGGCCTTCGGCATGGGCCTCAGGGTGCTGGGCCACGGCGGCAGGCTGGGCATCGTGCAGTTCATCAAGGGCGCCCTGGACAGCGCCGAGCGACGCTTGTTCGAACAGCAGCCGGGCTGCGATTTCCGCGTGGTGGGCGAGGGCTACACCTGGAACACCCAGAGCCGCGAGCGCGACACGGCCACCGCCGCCCAAGGCTGGGCCGAGGCCATGCGCATGATGGCCGACCCTTCCTATGCCATGGTCATCCTGGACGAGATCAACGTGGTGCTGCACTACGGTTATCTGGATTTGGATGAGGTGCTGGCCGTTTTCGCCGCCCGCCGTCCCATGCTGCACGTGGTCTGCACCGGCCGCAACGCGCCGCCGGCCTTGATCGAGCAGGCCGATTTGGTGAGCGAGATGCGCGCCCTCAAGCACCCGTTCCGCGAGCAGGGCGTCAAGGCCCAGCCGGGGGTGGAGTTTTGA
- a CDS encoding cobyrinate a,c-diamide synthase codes for MTRRCRALCLSAPASNQGKTLVAAALARHWRNQGLRVRVFKAGPDFLDPMILERASGATVYNLDGWMGGMGHCRALLYEAAAEADVILLEGVMGLFDGPCSSADLAAAFGLPVAAVIDAAGMGQSFGAVALGLARYRPELTFRGALANGVASPRHEAMVKEGMPDGIAYLGGFPRQPRWQLPSRHLGLVQAAELAGLDELLDEAAEAVGKTGLAEAALPVDFSSGGSAQPPALLRGVRIAVARDAAFAFLYPANLDCLRALGAEPAFFSPLNDSSLPDADAVYLPGGYPELHLQTLAGNSAMKAALREHAAAGKPVYAECGGLLYLLESLADGEGREAAMAGVFPGRAAVGRRLAALGYQSLRLAEGELRGHTFHYSTLATPLAPAAHGEPLRGAGPGEAFYRCGAVRASYLHLYFPCRPEAAAALFLPA; via the coding sequence TTGACCAGGCGCTGCCGCGCCCTGTGCCTGAGCGCGCCGGCCTCCAACCAGGGCAAGACCCTGGTGGCGGCGGCCCTGGCGCGTCATTGGCGCAACCAGGGCTTGCGCGTCAGGGTGTTCAAGGCCGGGCCGGATTTTCTCGATCCCATGATCCTGGAGCGGGCCAGCGGCGCAACCGTCTACAACCTGGACGGCTGGATGGGCGGCATGGGGCATTGCCGAGCGTTGCTGTACGAAGCGGCGGCCGAGGCCGACGTGATCCTGCTGGAAGGCGTGATGGGGTTATTCGACGGCCCTTGTTCCAGCGCCGATTTGGCCGCCGCCTTCGGCTTGCCGGTGGCGGCGGTGATCGACGCCGCCGGCATGGGGCAGAGTTTCGGGGCCGTCGCCTTGGGTTTGGCCCGTTACCGGCCCGAATTGACGTTTCGCGGCGCGCTGGCCAACGGCGTCGCCAGTCCGCGCCACGAGGCCATGGTCAAGGAGGGTATGCCCGATGGCATCGCCTATCTGGGCGGTTTTCCGCGTCAACCTCGGTGGCAACTGCCCAGCCGCCATTTGGGCTTGGTGCAGGCGGCCGAACTGGCCGGCCTGGACGAATTGCTGGACGAGGCGGCCGAAGCCGTCGGCAAGACCGGTTTGGCCGAGGCGGCGTTGCCGGTGGATTTTTCTTCCGGCGGCTCGGCGCAGCCGCCGGCCTTGCTGCGCGGCGTCCGTATCGCCGTGGCGCGGGACGCCGCTTTCGCCTTTCTTTATCCCGCCAACCTGGATTGTTTGCGCGCCTTGGGTGCGGAACCGGCGTTTTTCTCGCCGCTGAACGATTCAAGCCTGCCGGACGCCGATGCGGTTTACCTGCCCGGCGGCTATCCCGAACTGCATCTGCAAACCCTGGCGGGCAATAGCGCCATGAAGGCCGCGCTGCGCGAGCATGCGGCGGCCGGCAAGCCGGTCTATGCGGAATGCGGCGGCTTGCTGTATCTGTTGGAGTCTTTAGCCGACGGGGAGGGGCGGGAGGCCGCCATGGCCGGCGTGTTTCCGGGCCGGGCCGCGGTCGGCCGGCGGTTGGCGGCCTTGGGTTATCAATCCCTGCGATTGGCCGAGGGCGAGCTGCGCGGCCACACTTTCCATTATTCCACCCTGGCGACGCCGCTGGCGCCGGCGGCCCACGGCGAACCGCTGCGCGGTGCGGGGCCGGGCGAGGCTTTTTACCGTTGCGGCGCCGTGCGGGCCAGTTACCTGCACTTGTATTTCCCCTGCCGGCCGGAAGCGGCGGCGGCTTTGTTTCTGCCGGCGTGA
- a CDS encoding serine/threonine-protein kinase, translating into MTLGKYQVVRELGRGASGIVYEGYDPVLERRVALKTIRKDLLQAGSRENVEHVLQRFRREALAAARLQHPNIVMAYDYAEAGDTVFIAMELVRGKELKSYFAQKHRFDLNTALGIMFQLLDGLAYSHRHNVVHRDIKPSNIILIDGSGQVKIADFGVARVDTSELTQAGDIMGTPTHMAPEQLLGRTVDGRADLFSAGVVLYELLTGELPFTGGNLTALMHNILTADPPSPCQLNPKLPARCEAIIDKALAKDAAARYQSADEFKAALQALRDQPSAPAPAVPPPQAGYRKGILGDLKKQADQARLAKEAEAARLAKLEEIYRNELCPRLLAIHGYLFDLVEQLKSLEWSVETEYEFPGIGKVGGLAQENYRVHIDSMDHPKRVVLTFTCRAQEERRYAVETAKADDTHKFFISQQIKHLDWPSRTVAGQVKETIFQARLQVQVAIICQADIAKSKIVVGVTNMEGISTQRHEYKYTEIDEDWLDRLGNYILRKLDTIGKVYMTEAERQALREHLARERERLQAEGEPHDGDGRHEGEKSSIIRGLRRKLFTPGQTP; encoded by the coding sequence ATGACGCTCGGCAAGTACCAGGTCGTTCGCGAACTGGGCAGAGGCGCCAGCGGCATCGTGTATGAAGGCTACGACCCCGTGCTGGAACGCCGCGTCGCGCTGAAAACCATCCGCAAGGATTTGCTGCAAGCCGGCTCCCGCGAAAACGTCGAACATGTGCTGCAGCGCTTCCGGCGCGAAGCCCTGGCGGCGGCGCGCCTGCAGCACCCCAACATCGTCATGGCGTACGACTACGCCGAAGCGGGCGACACCGTGTTCATCGCCATGGAGCTGGTGCGCGGCAAGGAGCTGAAAAGCTACTTCGCGCAAAAGCACCGCTTCGACCTGAACACCGCCTTGGGCATCATGTTCCAGCTGTTGGACGGCTTGGCCTATTCCCATCGCCATAATGTCGTTCACCGGGACATCAAGCCGTCCAACATCATCCTCATCGACGGCAGCGGCCAAGTGAAAATCGCCGATTTCGGCGTCGCCCGCGTCGACACCTCGGAGCTGACCCAAGCCGGCGACATCATGGGCACGCCCACCCACATGGCGCCGGAACAACTGCTGGGCCGGACGGTGGACGGCCGCGCCGACCTCTTTTCGGCGGGCGTGGTGCTGTACGAACTGCTGACCGGCGAACTGCCGTTCACCGGCGGCAATTTGACCGCCCTCATGCACAATATACTGACCGCCGACCCGCCGTCGCCCTGCCAGCTCAACCCCAAGCTGCCGGCGCGCTGCGAAGCCATCATCGACAAGGCGCTGGCCAAGGACGCCGCGGCCCGCTATCAAAGCGCCGATGAGTTCAAGGCGGCGCTGCAAGCCTTGCGCGACCAGCCCTCCGCCCCGGCTCCGGCGGTTCCGCCGCCCCAGGCCGGCTATCGCAAGGGCATCCTCGGCGACCTGAAGAAACAAGCCGACCAAGCGCGATTGGCCAAGGAAGCCGAAGCGGCGCGCCTGGCGAAGCTGGAAGAAATCTACCGCAACGAATTGTGCCCCCGGCTGCTGGCCATCCACGGCTATTTGTTCGACCTGGTGGAACAGCTCAAAAGCCTGGAATGGTCGGTGGAAACGGAATACGAATTCCCCGGCATCGGCAAAGTGGGCGGCTTGGCCCAGGAAAATTATCGGGTGCACATCGACAGCATGGACCACCCCAAGCGGGTGGTGCTGACCTTCACCTGCCGGGCGCAGGAAGAGCGCCGTTACGCCGTGGAAACCGCCAAGGCGGACGACACCCACAAGTTTTTCATCTCGCAGCAGATCAAGCACCTGGACTGGCCCTCCCGCACCGTCGCCGGCCAGGTGAAGGAAACGATTTTCCAGGCGCGGCTGCAGGTGCAAGTGGCCATCATCTGCCAGGCGGACATCGCTAAGTCGAAAATCGTGGTGGGCGTGACCAATATGGAAGGCATCAGCACCCAGCGCCACGAGTACAAATACACGGAAATCGACGAGGACTGGCTGGACCGGCTGGGCAACTACATCCTGCGCAAACTCGACACCATCGGCAAGGTCTATATGACGGAAGCGGAGCGCCAGGCCCTGCGCGAACACCTGGCGCGCGAGCGGGAACGCCTGCAGGCGGAGGGAGAACCGCACGACGGCGACGGCCGCCACGAAGGCGAGAAAAGCTCCATCATTCGCGGCCTCAGGAGAAAATTGTTCACGCCGGGGCAAACGCCCTGA
- the kdsB gene encoding 3-deoxy-manno-octulosonate cytidylyltransferase has product MSAVPFKIVIPARHGSTRLPGKPLLHLAGEPMIVHVCRRALEAGAEEVIVATDDDRIVESVLGLPVRAMLTSPHHNSGTERIAEVAERCGWPDETVVVNLQGDEPLITPTLMRAAAEDLAAQSKAGIATLCAPIAEAAEAFNPNAVKVVLDKDGYALYFSRAPIPWDRAGFASPAPPAGDGANLTAAMPYYRHIGLYAYTVAFLRRYVAWPASALEGVEALEQLRILWQGEAVHVVPVEKVPEAGVDTAEDLARVEQALRRAP; this is encoded by the coding sequence ATGTCCGCCGTTCCCTTCAAAATCGTCATCCCCGCCCGCCACGGCTCCACCCGCTTGCCGGGCAAGCCGCTGTTGCACCTGGCCGGCGAGCCTATGATCGTGCACGTGTGCCGCCGGGCGTTGGAAGCCGGGGCCGAGGAAGTGATCGTAGCCACCGACGACGATCGTATCGTCGAATCGGTGCTGGGCCTGCCGGTGCGGGCCATGCTCACATCCCCCCACCACAACAGCGGCACCGAGCGCATCGCCGAGGTGGCGGAACGCTGCGGCTGGCCGGACGAGACGGTGGTGGTCAATCTGCAAGGGGACGAGCCGCTCATCACGCCGACGCTGATGCGCGCCGCCGCCGAGGATCTGGCCGCCCAGAGCAAGGCCGGCATCGCCACCCTCTGCGCGCCCATCGCCGAGGCGGCCGAGGCGTTCAACCCCAACGCCGTGAAGGTGGTGCTGGACAAGGACGGCTACGCGCTTTATTTCAGCCGCGCGCCCATCCCCTGGGACCGGGCCGGCTTCGCCTCCCCTGCTCCGCCGGCGGGGGACGGGGCGAACTTGACCGCCGCCATGCCTTACTACCGCCATATCGGCCTGTACGCCTACACCGTGGCGTTCCTGCGCCGCTATGTGGCCTGGCCGGCTTCCGCCCTGGAAGGCGTGGAAGCCCTGGAGCAACTGCGCATCCTCTGGCAGGGCGAAGCGGTGCACGTGGTGCCGGTGGAGAAAGTGCCCGAAGCCGGTGTGGACACGGCGGAAGACCTGGCACGGGTGGAGCAGGCGCTGCGCCGCGCGCCCTAA
- a CDS encoding Trm112 family protein codes for MDAKLLEILVCPVCKGKLIYQKDAQELVCKADRLAYPIRDDIPVMLEVEARKLSLEEYDALA; via the coding sequence GTGGACGCGAAACTGCTTGAAATCCTGGTTTGCCCGGTTTGCAAAGGCAAGCTCATTTACCAAAAAGACGCCCAGGAACTGGTCTGCAAGGCCGATCGCCTGGCCTACCCCATCCGCGACGACATTCCGGTGATGCTGGAAGTGGAAGCGCGCAAGCTCAGCCTGGAAGAATACGACGCGCTGGCCTGA